In Thermoanaerobaculia bacterium, the genomic stretch CGCGAGCAGTCCCTGGGGAATCCACAGCGATTCGTAACCGTGGATGAACGCCCCGACCTGCTCCTGGTCGCCGCGCCAGAACGCATGGCCCTCCGGCGCGCCGGCGCGAGCGTCGGCGATCATCGACGTGCTCCCCCGGCTCTTTCGATAGACGACGTCCCACCAGTGCCGTGCGGGTCGGACACCGGTGACGACGTCCGAGACCGTGTAGTCGTCGGAGCTCCTCGCCCAGTCGAAGAAGGGCTGCCAGAGCTTTTCGACCTGCGCGGCGTCGAGCCCCTGGCTGACCATCGAGATCTCCAGGGCGTCGTCTGTCCGGACCTTCGCCTGCTCGCCCCAGTGCGGGTTGAAGAGGTTCGCCGCGTAGAACGCGACGAACCGGGCGATCAGCGCCCGGAACGCGGCCACGGACTTCGCCTTGATCGTGCCGCCCGCGTACCCGAAGAACTCGGGGAGATCGTGCGTGCGGAGCGTGACGCGCGTGACGACGCCCCAGCTCCCGCCGCCCCCGCCTTTGATCGCCCAGAAGAGATCCGGGTTCGTGCAGGCGTTCGCGATGCGAACCTTCCCGTCGGCAGTGACGACCTCGGCCTCGAGGAGCCACGAGGCCGCCGAGCCGAACCCCTTCGAGCAGGAGCCGAAACCGCCGCTCTGGACGAGACCGGCGACGCCGACCGTGGTGCACCCGCCGCCCTGGACGTAGCGGCCGGCCTTCGTCGTCACGGCGTCGTAGAGGTCGATCCACATCGCGCCGGAGCCGGCGGAAACCGCGGGAACGGGCGGAACCTTTCCCGCGCCGTTCTCCGGAACGAACGCGTCGTGCAGCGTGACCGTGTTCATGTGCCGCGTCCAGACGAGGAGCGAGTCCGGCGCGTTCGACGTGCCGAGATAGCTGTGGCCGCCGCCCTTGACGACGAGCCGCAGGTCGTGCTCGCGCGCGAAGTCGACGGCGGCGGCGACGTCGTGCGCGTCTCGCGCCGCGACGGCATAGGCGGAAGGAGCGGGCTTCCACGCGTCGAGCCAGCCGGAAACCTGTGTGCCTCCCGGCTGGTCGCCGATGAAGAAGGGGTTCTGGATGTTCCTCATCGCCTCGGCGCACGCGGCGCCCTGCGGTTCCTTCGCGCAGGAGGAGAACGGCGCCTGGATTTCCACGAGATTTCCGCCAACCGCCTTTTTCAGCTCGTCCCAGCTCGCCCGCGACGGCCATCCCGGCTCTCCGGGCTGGACGCGGCGCCGCGCAACGCCGCCGGCGCGCGATCCCCACGAATGCTTCGGGAGCGCCAGCTGAAGCGCACCCAACGCGACACCCTTGATCCAGCTTCGTCTGTGCATCTTCGCCTCGCAAGGGGTTCTCTCGATACACGACGTGCTCGCGAACGACCCCTTCGAAGGAAGAATAAGATCCTCCGGCGGCGGAAACCACCGAAACCTTGCCGTCGTCACCGGACTGACGGGGCGCGATGCGGATGGATCGTTGATCACTCCTTCCCCTTCCGCCAGAATGCGGGGCACTCGAGACCGGAATGAGTCGAACGGCGTTCTTCCTCGACACGCGAACCCTCTGTGCGCTCGGGACGGGCGTCCTGTGCTGGGCGGAGTGATCGTGCTCCTGGCGATCGCCTCGTATCCAGCGGTCCTCCGGCGGATCGGCCGCCGATGGGCGGCGGCGAGCGCTTTCATGCGGGCCGCCTGCGCCCGGACCGCCTTCACACGGTTTGGCGCCGACCCGATCCCGATCGTCGGGCGGCATCTGATGGCGATCCTCGCGACGTGCACGTATTTCGACGCGGTCACCGTGCTGTGCGAGCACCGGGAACCCGACTGGCGGAGCTATCTTCCCTTGCCGCTCGGGGCCAACCGGATCGTCTCTGCGTAGGAGTTCGACGCCGTAAGTGTTCCTGGATTGGGCCGGCTCGGCTCCGGAAGACCCGAATCCGCTCCCGGACCGATACCCCTACTCGTAGCGCAACGCGACGGCCGGATCGACGCGGCTCGCGCGAAACGCCGGAATCGCGCAGGCCGCGGCGACCGCGACCATGAGCAACCCGGCCGCCGCCGCGAACGTCGGCGGATCGAGCGGCGAGATTCCGAAGAGGAGCGAGCTGAGCACGCGGCGCGCCGCCGCGGCTCCGAGAATCCCGAGAACCGCGCCGGCGAGCCCCAGCACGATCCCGGGCCGCAGCATCAGCCAGACGATTTCGCCGCCTCGTGCTCCGAGAGCGACACGCACGCCGATCTCGTGCGTGCGCTGGG encodes the following:
- a CDS encoding FAD-binding oxidoreductase, which encodes MGALQLALPKHSWGSRAGGVARRRVQPGEPGWPSRASWDELKKAVGGNLVEIQAPFSSCAKEPQGAACAEAMRNIQNPFFIGDQPGGTQVSGWLDAWKPAPSAYAVAARDAHDVAAAVDFAREHDLRLVVKGGGHSYLGTSNAPDSLLVWTRHMNTVTLHDAFVPENGAGKVPPVPAVSAGSGAMWIDLYDAVTTKAGRYVQGGGCTTVGVAGLVQSGGFGSCSKGFGSAASWLLEAEVVTADGKVRIANACTNPDLFWAIKGGGGGSWGVVTRVTLRTHDLPEFFGYAGGTIKAKSVAAFRALIARFVAFYAANLFNPHWGEQAKVRTDDALEISMVSQGLDAAQVEKLWQPFFDWARSSDDYTVSDVVTGVRPARHWWDVVYRKSRGSTSMIADARAGAPEGHAFWRGDQEQVGAFIHGYESLWIPQGLLAPARQAELANALFAASRHKTVELHFNKGLAGAPAEPVAAAKETATNPAVLDAFVLVIIADGEGPAYPGLARPAMDVDAARKDARAIDRATAELAKVVPNGGSYVSESNFFNRSWQQAYWGTHYPKLQAVKKKYDPDGLFFVHHGVGSEEWSPDGFERIRKG